The following coding sequences lie in one Sphingobium sp. KCTC 72723 genomic window:
- a CDS encoding NADH-quinone oxidoreductase subunit M translates to MDGFPILSLMMAVPMAGAIACLFAGANNARWIALIATLVDFVLGIALWMNFDQSGSGAQWQFQEYAPVFGRFAWALGIDGIALMLIALTVFLMPICIGASWNAIEKRVGEYMAAFLFMEVLMIGVFTAQDLYLFYIMFEAGLIPMYLIIGIWGGADRIYASYKFFLYTLFGSVLMLIAMMWMVHEAGTTDIPTLMAYNFPVHAQTWLFLAFFASFAVKMPMWPVHTWLPDAHVQAPTAGSVILAGVLLKMGGYGFIRFSLPMFPEASAQLAPLVWGLSMVAVVYTSLVALVQSDMKKLIAYSSVAHMAIVTIGLFAFNQAGIEGAMMVMLGHGLVAGALFLCVGVVYDRLHTREIARYGGLSINMPKYAVLFLFFTMAAVGLPGTSNFVGEFLALMGVYQASSWVALVCTTGIILGAAYMLYLYRRICYGPQVHADAAAMPDLSLREFWLMAPIAAVVLWMGVYPESFLAPMRSDIRALEARLAPAAPAGDSKIKMGAPKPAGEAHEEAHHEEVAAHGEAH, encoded by the coding sequence ATGGACGGCTTCCCCATCCTTTCCCTGATGATGGCAGTGCCGATGGCGGGTGCCATCGCCTGTCTGTTTGCGGGCGCCAACAATGCGCGCTGGATCGCGCTGATCGCCACGCTGGTCGATTTTGTCCTGGGCATCGCCTTGTGGATGAATTTCGACCAGTCGGGCAGCGGCGCGCAGTGGCAGTTTCAGGAATATGCGCCAGTGTTCGGGCGCTTCGCCTGGGCGCTGGGCATCGATGGCATCGCGCTGATGCTGATCGCGCTGACCGTGTTCCTGATGCCGATCTGCATCGGCGCAAGCTGGAACGCGATCGAAAAGCGGGTCGGCGAATATATGGCGGCCTTCCTGTTCATGGAAGTGCTGATGATCGGCGTCTTTACCGCGCAGGATCTCTATCTTTTCTACATCATGTTCGAAGCCGGCCTGATTCCGATGTATCTGATCATCGGCATCTGGGGCGGCGCGGACCGGATCTACGCCAGCTATAAATTCTTCCTCTACACATTGTTCGGATCGGTGTTGATGCTGATCGCGATGATGTGGATGGTGCATGAAGCCGGCACGACCGATATTCCCACGCTGATGGCCTATAATTTTCCGGTCCATGCGCAAACCTGGCTGTTCCTGGCCTTCTTCGCCAGCTTTGCGGTGAAGATGCCGATGTGGCCGGTCCACACCTGGTTGCCCGACGCGCATGTTCAGGCACCGACGGCGGGTTCGGTCATCCTTGCGGGCGTGCTGCTGAAAATGGGTGGCTATGGCTTCATCCGTTTCTCGCTGCCGATGTTCCCCGAAGCCTCAGCGCAGCTTGCGCCGCTGGTCTGGGGGCTGTCGATGGTCGCGGTGGTCTATACCTCGCTGGTCGCGCTGGTGCAGTCGGACATGAAGAAGCTGATCGCTTATTCGTCGGTCGCGCATATGGCGATCGTGACGATCGGCCTGTTCGCCTTCAACCAGGCGGGCATCGAAGGCGCGATGATGGTCATGCTGGGCCACGGCCTGGTCGCAGGCGCTTTGTTCCTGTGCGTGGGCGTGGTGTATGACCGGCTGCACACGCGCGAAATTGCGCGCTATGGTGGCCTGTCCATCAACATGCCCAAATATGCGGTGCTGTTCCTGTTCTTCACCATGGCGGCGGTCGGCTTGCCCGGCACGTCCAACTTCGTGGGTGAATTTCTGGCGCTGATGGGCGTGTATCAGGCGTCTAGCTGGGTCGCTTTGGTCTGCACCACCGGGATCATCCTGGGCGCGGCCTATATGCTCTACCTCTATCGCCGCATTTGCTACGGCCCGCAGGTCCATGCCGATGCCGCCGCGATGCCGGACCTGTCGTTGCGCGAATTCTGGCTGATGGCGCCGATTGCTGCTGTCGTGCTGTGGATGGGCGTTTATCCCGAAAGTTTCCTGGCACCGATGCGGTCCGACATTCGTGCGCTTGAAGCGCGCCTCGCGCCTGCCGCTCCGGCGGGGGATTCCAAGATCAAGATGGGTGCGCCCAAGCCTGCGGGTGAAGCGCATGAAGAAGCCCATCACGAAGAAGTTGCCGCGCACGGGGAGGCGCACTGA
- the nuoN gene encoding NADH-quinone oxidoreductase subunit NuoN, giving the protein MIDSASLLAVLPELILTAGGLALMLVAAFGGDGSARVVNWLSVLTLAVAGIALSCSLAHGPDAFDGLVRADAFSVFAKALIYTAAAAAILLAPRFFSTDGAPRPEYPVLILFAAIGMGMMVSAGDMLTLYIGLEMNSLASYVLASFMRQDERSSEAGLKYFVLGSLASGILLYGISLLYGFTGSTAFDGIAVALGDGVGKGELFGLVFVLAGLAFKISAVPFHMWTPDVYEGAPTPVTTFFASAPKVAAIGLTVRVAIEALGPAGLDWQQIVIFVALASILFGAVAAIGQTNIKRLMAYSSINNVGFALIGLAAGTPAGAAATMSYMAIYVVMTIGAFACILQMRDVDGKPIETIASLAGLSQSRKGLAAALAIFMFSMAGIPPLFGFWAKFLVFDAAVASGLTALAAFGIAASVIGAFYYLKVIKTIYFDEPVVAYEAKGGAVENVVLTACAVVIVLGYLLNPVLDQASAAAAASLF; this is encoded by the coding sequence ATGATCGACTCCGCTTCCCTTCTGGCAGTATTGCCCGAACTCATCCTGACGGCAGGCGGCCTTGCGCTGATGCTGGTCGCGGCCTTTGGCGGCGATGGCTCGGCGCGCGTCGTCAACTGGCTGTCGGTGCTGACGCTGGCGGTGGCGGGCATTGCCCTGTCCTGCTCGCTGGCCCATGGTCCCGATGCGTTTGACGGGCTGGTCCGCGCCGATGCTTTCTCGGTCTTTGCCAAGGCGCTGATCTATACGGCGGCGGCGGCGGCGATTTTGCTGGCCCCGCGCTTCTTTTCGACCGATGGCGCGCCGCGTCCCGAATATCCGGTTCTGATCTTGTTCGCGGCAATCGGCATGGGCATGATGGTTTCGGCGGGCGACATGCTGACGCTCTATATCGGGCTGGAAATGAACAGCCTGGCCTCCTACGTCCTGGCCAGCTTCATGCGGCAGGATGAGCGCTCGTCCGAAGCGGGCCTGAAATATTTCGTGCTGGGTTCGCTGGCCAGCGGCATCCTGCTCTACGGCATTTCGCTGCTCTATGGCTTTACCGGCAGCACGGCGTTCGATGGCATTGCCGTTGCGCTGGGCGATGGCGTGGGCAAGGGCGAATTGTTCGGTCTGGTGTTCGTGCTGGCAGGGCTGGCGTTCAAGATCAGCGCCGTGCCGTTCCATATGTGGACGCCCGACGTATATGAAGGCGCGCCGACGCCCGTCACGACCTTCTTCGCCAGCGCGCCCAAGGTGGCGGCCATCGGCCTGACCGTGCGCGTTGCCATCGAGGCGCTGGGTCCGGCGGGTCTGGACTGGCAGCAGATCGTGATCTTCGTCGCGCTCGCGTCCATCCTGTTCGGTGCGGTCGCGGCGATCGGCCAGACCAACATCAAGCGGCTGATGGCCTATTCGTCGATCAACAATGTCGGCTTTGCGCTGATCGGCCTTGCCGCTGGGACGCCTGCCGGGGCGGCAGCGACGATGAGCTATATGGCGATCTATGTCGTCATGACCATCGGCGCGTTCGCCTGCATCCTCCAGATGCGCGACGTGGACGGCAAGCCGATCGAAACGATCGCCAGCCTGGCGGGCCTGTCGCAGTCGCGTAAGGGACTGGCGGCGGCACTGGCCATCTTCATGTTCTCGATGGCTGGTATTCCGCCGCTGTTCGGTTTCTGGGCGAAGTTCCTGGTGTTCGATGCGGCGGTGGCTTCGGGGCTGACCGCGCTGGCAGCGTTCGGCATCGCGGCTTCGGTGATCGGCGCTTTCTATTATCTCAAGGTCATCAAGACGATCTATTTCGACGAGCCGGTCGTCGCCTATGAAGCGA